The following proteins are co-located in the Zonotrichia leucophrys gambelii isolate GWCS_2022_RI unplaced genomic scaffold, RI_Zleu_2.0 Scaffold_34_1600103, whole genome shotgun sequence genome:
- the EEF1G gene encoding elongation factor 1-gamma, whose translation MAVSGTLYTYPENWRAFKALIAAQYSGARLRVLSSPPHFSFGHTNRSPQFLKKFPLGKVPAFEGDDGFCVFESNAIAYYVSTEELRGSTPEAAAAVLQWVNFADSDVVPPASTWVFPTLGILHYNKQATEVAKEEVRKVLGVLDGHLRTRTFLVGERVSLADISLVCALLWLYKQVLDPAFRGPFGNVTRWFLTCLNQPQFKAVLGEVQLCQRMAQFDAKKFAESQARKDKDKEPAKKGEKGEKEPPKKEKPPRKEEKRPQPEEELDECEQVLAAEPKAKDPFAHLPKSPFVLDEFKRKYSNEDTLSVALPHFWEHFDREGWSLWYCQYRYPEELSQTFMSCNLITGMFQRLDKLRKNAFASVVLFGKDHDSSISGVWVMRGQELAFTLCPDWQVDYESYTWRKLDPDSAECRTLVTEYFMWEGEFRHVGKPFNQGKIFK comes from the exons ATGGCGGTGTCCGGG ACCCTGTACACGTACCCCGAGAACTGGCGAGCCTTCAAGGCCCTGATTGCTGCTCAGTACTCGGGCGCTCGGCTCCGCGTGCTCTCCAGCCCGCCGCACTTCAGCTTCGGCCACACCAACCGCAGCCCCCAGTTCCTCAAGAAGTTCCCTCTGGGAAAG GTCCCGGCCTTCGAAGGCGACGACGGATTCTGCGTCTTCGAGAGCAACGCCATCGCCTACTATG TGAGCACGGAGGAGCTGCGGGGCAGCACCCCTGAGGCCGCGGCCGCTGTCCTGCAGTGGGTGAACTTCGCCGACAGCGACGTCGTCCCCCCGGCCAGCACCTGGGTGTTCCCCACGCTGGGCATCCTGCACTACAACAAACAG GCCACAGAGGTGGCGAAGGAGGAGGTCCGGAAGGTTCTGGGGGTCCTGGACGGGCACCTGAGAACCAGAACGTTCCTGGTGGGGGAGAGGGTGAGCCTGGCCGACATCAGCCTGGTCTGCGCCCTGCTCTGGCTCTACAAACAG GTGCTGGACCCGGCGTTCCGGGGCCCCTTTGGGAACGTCACGCGCTGGTTCCTCACCTGCCTGAACCAGCCCCAGTTCAAGGCCGTGCTGGGCGAggtgcagctgtgccagaggatGGCCCAGTTCGACg CCAAGAAGTTTGCGGAGAGCCAGGCCCgcaaggacaaggacaaggagcCCGCCAAGAagggggagaagggggagaaggaGCCCCCCAAGAAGGAGAAGCCCCCCCGGAAGGAGGAGAAGCGGCCGCAGCCCGAGGAGGAGCTGGACGAGTGCGAGCAGGTCCTGGCAGCCGAGCCCAAGGCCAAGGACCCCTTTGCACACCTGCCCAAGAG TCCGTTTGTCCTGGACGAGTTCAAGCGCAAGTACTCCAACGAGGACACGCTGAGCGTGGCCCTGCCCCATTTCTGGGAGCACTTTGACCGCGAGGGTTGGTCCCTGTGGTACTGCCAGTACCGGTACCCCGAGGAGCTGAGCCAGACCTTCATGAGCTGCAACCTCATCACAG GGATGTTCCAGCGCCTGGACAAGCTGAGGAAGAACGCCTTCGCCTCCGTGGTGCTCTTTGGGAAGGACCACGACAGCAGCATCTCGGGGGTCTGGGTGATGAGGGGGCAGGAGCTGGCCTTCACG CTGTGCCCGGACTGGCAGGTGGATTACGAGTCGTACACCTGGCGCAAGCTGGACCCCGACAGCGCCGAGTGCCGGACGCTGGTGACCGAGTATTTCATGTGGGAGGGCGAGTTCAGGCATGTGGGCAAGCCCTTCAACCAGGGCAAGATCTTCAAATGA